From the Desulfosarcina sp. BuS5 genome, one window contains:
- a CDS encoding nitroreductase, with product MEIIEAIKQRKSIRKFKPDPVPKEVIREILEIAGRAPSALNTQPWEFTVISGDVMENIKKGHIRKIKSGIPPNPELKLMEWPRDGIYRNRQVNLAIQLFKLMGIDRKNKKQRTEWMERGFRYFDAPAAILLSLDRSLSEAAPVLDMGAVMQSICLAALHFNLGTCIENQGVMYPDVVRKWADIPKSRFLVVSIAIGFPDWNFPANSVESERESIDSIANWCGFA from the coding sequence GTGGAGATTATAGAAGCTATAAAACAAAGAAAGAGCATAAGAAAATTTAAACCCGATCCTGTTCCTAAAGAGGTAATAAGAGAGATACTTGAAATTGCCGGGAGGGCTCCGTCAGCGCTGAATACCCAGCCATGGGAGTTTACCGTTATTTCGGGTGATGTCATGGAAAATATCAAAAAAGGACATATCCGAAAAATAAAATCAGGCATACCTCCAAACCCGGAACTTAAGCTGATGGAGTGGCCGCGGGATGGTATATATCGTAACCGGCAGGTGAATCTGGCAATTCAGCTTTTTAAGCTGATGGGTATAGATAGAAAGAATAAAAAGCAGAGGACGGAATGGATGGAAAGGGGATTCCGCTATTTTGATGCGCCGGCCGCCATACTTCTTTCTTTGGACAGATCCCTTTCGGAAGCTGCCCCGGTTCTTGATATGGGCGCTGTCATGCAAAGCATCTGTCTTGCCGCCTTGCATTTCAACCTGGGTACTTGCATAGAGAACCAGGGTGTCATGTATCCTGATGTGGTGAGAAAATGGGCCGATATTCCCAAATCGCGGTTTCTTGTAGTTTCTATTGCCATAGGTTTTCCTGATTGGAATTTTCCGGCAAACAGTGTGGAGAGTGAGAGGGAGTCTATAGATAGCATAGCTAATTGGTGCGGTTTTGCCTGA
- a CDS encoding ABC transporter ATP-binding protein, giving the protein MIILENLNKHYKSVHALKDVNLHVNSGELFACLGPNGAGKTTAIRIMTGLTRLSSGKAFLNRFNVEKNPIAAKKECGLVPQAINLDQELTVFENLDIHCRLYRMPVKKRRIKIDELLDYMDILDRKKTLIKHLSGGMKRRVMIARALTHSPQILFLDEPTVGLDANIRRRIWAIIKRIQQDGTTIFLTTHYIEEAEFLAQRVAFLNEGEIVALDTPENFMAKMGVWAIDRLEESNMETTYFKTRQEAKSFIVEQEKSFTLRRVHLEDVFLALTGKKVK; this is encoded by the coding sequence ATGATAATACTGGAAAATTTGAACAAACATTACAAATCCGTTCATGCCCTAAAGGATGTCAATCTTCACGTAAACTCAGGGGAGCTTTTCGCCTGCCTGGGGCCTAACGGCGCAGGAAAAACCACTGCCATCAGAATTATGACAGGACTTACAAGGCTTTCGTCAGGCAAGGCTTTTCTCAATCGATTTAACGTGGAGAAGAATCCGATTGCCGCAAAAAAAGAGTGCGGACTGGTTCCTCAAGCTATAAACCTTGATCAGGAGCTCACTGTTTTCGAAAATCTCGATATTCACTGCCGACTCTACAGAATGCCTGTTAAAAAAAGGAGAATAAAAATAGATGAGCTCCTTGATTATATGGATATTCTTGATAGAAAAAAGACTCTGATCAAGCATCTTTCCGGAGGCATGAAAAGAAGAGTAATGATAGCAAGGGCTCTTACTCATTCTCCTCAAATACTATTCCTTGATGAACCTACTGTGGGACTGGATGCCAATATCCGCAGACGTATATGGGCCATAATCAAGAGGATCCAGCAAGATGGGACCACAATCTTTCTGACCACACATTATATTGAAGAGGCTGAGTTTCTGGCGCAGAGGGTCGCATTTTTAAATGAAGGGGAGATAGTAGCCCTGGATACTCCGGAAAATTTTATGGCGAAAATGGGAGTCTGGGCGATAGACAGGCTTGAAGAGAGCAACATGGAAACAACATATTTCAAAACTAGGCAAGAGGCAAAAAGCTTTATAGTTGAACAGGAAAAAAGTTTCACCTTACGGCGTGTGCATCTTGAGGATGTCTTCCTCGCATTAACTGGAAAGAAGGTCAAATGA
- a CDS encoding OmpA family protein has translation MKTNFFLAGLLILLIGLANTANAENKAGAFTVSPMLGGYIFEDNQDIEEKAAYGLGLGYNIDQNWGLEGMFNYIDTDSEKDAGDVDAYIYRIDTLYHFTPDKKLVPYIATGIGGITLDPSRESNDTDFLVNYGGGIKYFVNDFTALRADVRHIISFNDTYNNLAYTFGLTFLLGGEKKALAAEYKDSDGDGVYDHMDQCPNTPQGVAVDDSGCPLDSDGDGVYDHMDQCPNTPQGVAVDDSGCPLDSDGDGVYDDLDKCPNTPKEATVDAAGCPLDSDGDGIYDYLDQCPNTPKGATVDETGCWAFGGEIFFDFDKSELKPAACPLLKESVNILEKNPEMKVEIQGHTDSEGDEVYNQTLSEKRAMAVKAYLVKQGINSNRLETKGYGSSNPITSNDTKEGRRKNRRVTFALIH, from the coding sequence ATGAAAACAAATTTTTTTTTAGCAGGTTTATTAATTCTATTAATTGGTCTTGCAAACACTGCAAACGCCGAGAACAAGGCAGGCGCCTTTACCGTCTCACCCATGCTCGGAGGGTACATTTTTGAGGATAATCAGGACATAGAGGAAAAGGCTGCATACGGTCTGGGACTGGGTTATAATATAGATCAAAACTGGGGTCTGGAGGGAATGTTCAATTACATAGATACTGATTCCGAAAAAGACGCCGGTGATGTGGATGCATATATTTACCGGATCGATACTCTTTATCATTTCACGCCTGACAAAAAACTTGTTCCTTACATAGCCACAGGTATCGGCGGCATAACACTCGACCCCTCCCGGGAGAGTAATGATACCGATTTTTTGGTTAACTACGGTGGCGGTATTAAATATTTTGTCAATGACTTTACAGCATTACGCGCAGATGTGCGCCACATTATCTCATTTAATGATACATATAATAATCTGGCCTATACCTTCGGCCTCACCTTTCTATTAGGTGGTGAAAAAAAAGCCCTGGCAGCTGAATATAAAGACAGCGATGGTGATGGTGTTTATGATCATATGGATCAATGCCCGAACACACCCCAGGGTGTTGCTGTCGATGATTCAGGTTGTCCATTGGACAGCGACGGTGATGGGGTTTATGATCATATGGATCAATGCCCGAACACACCCCAGGGTGTTGCTGTCGATGATTCAGGTTGTCCATTGGACAGTGACGGTGATGGGGTTTATGATGATCTTGACAAATGTCCGAATACCCCCAAAGAAGCGACTGTTGATGCTGCAGGCTGCCCCCTGGACAGTGACGGCGATGGTATTTATGATTATCTTGATCAATGCCCGAATACGCCCAAAGGAGCCACCGTCGATGAGACTGGATGCTGGGCCTTCGGAGGAGAAATATTTTTTGATTTCGATAAATCGGAGCTTAAACCCGCTGCCTGTCCTTTGCTGAAGGAATCTGTCAACATACTGGAAAAAAATCCGGAGATGAAAGTTGAGATCCAGGGGCATACGGACAGCGAAGGCGATGAGGTCTACAACCAAACGCTTTCAGAAAAACGCGCTATGGCGGTCAAGGCATATTTGGTAAAACAGGGGATCAATTCAAACCGGCTTGAGACAAAAGGATACGGTTCATCAAACCCCATAACATCCAATGATACAAAAGAAGGCCGTCGCAAGAACCGACGGGTCACATTCGCACTGATACATTAA
- a CDS encoding MORN repeat-containing protein has protein sequence MRVLLTLLVVIFFFPYFTFAGCIKGDCSNGKGTYIYPDGSKYVGQFKSGKMYGHGALTSRDGAKYVGEFQDNKLNGRGTLVRPNGIKYVGKFKNSKIHGQGVMTSPDGKKLIGEFRNGEFVKK, from the coding sequence ATGAGAGTATTATTAACATTATTGGTTGTTATCTTTTTTTTCCCTTATTTTACATTTGCCGGATGCATAAAGGGTGACTGCAGCAATGGTAAGGGAACATATATTTATCCTGACGGCAGTAAATATGTCGGGCAATTTAAATCCGGCAAGATGTATGGCCACGGGGCTTTAACATCCCGGGATGGCGCAAAATATGTGGGTGAATTTCAAGACAATAAGTTGAACGGACGTGGGACACTGGTTCGGCCTAACGGTATCAAGTATGTTGGTAAGTTTAAAAACAGCAAAATCCACGGGCAGGGAGTCATGACTTCGCCGGATGGGAAAAAACTGATTGGTGAATTCAGAAACGGTGAATTTGTAAAAAAGTAA
- a CDS encoding MFS transporter, whose amino-acid sequence MKIDNFLCVQFLAFCLVAAAFTTVYIPQPVLPVIQEEFNVNEAFASLTVSLVILGIALSNLPFGRIADSYPIKPIILLGGTIVTICGLFCAVTSSLTIMIVTRFIQGLFLPSLTTCLAVYLARNMPAERLNVVMGLYVSATVTGGMFGRLLGGWIYPQQCWRSAFISASVFLFFSTIAVAALLPREKKSVVKENFGEGFISLICRLDLLRIYFVVFGSYFVFSSIFNYMPFYLAGPSFEMSTEFIALIYITYITGIIISPLAGKLSNRIGNGNTMMIGTIIFGLSISITLIESITVIVISLIGACAGFFSIHAAAAGLLNCKIDSSRGRANSLYVLFYYIGGSVGITLNGYAYLFFEWTGVVMLGLLMLLMPLITGIIENRRLKS is encoded by the coding sequence ATGAAAATAGATAATTTTTTATGCGTGCAGTTCCTTGCTTTTTGCCTGGTTGCGGCGGCATTTACTACTGTATATATCCCTCAACCGGTTCTGCCTGTTATCCAAGAGGAATTTAACGTTAACGAAGCCTTTGCTTCCCTGACTGTATCACTTGTAATTCTTGGCATTGCTCTTTCAAATCTTCCATTCGGCAGGATCGCGGACAGTTATCCCATCAAGCCGATTATTCTGCTGGGCGGTACAATCGTAACTATATGCGGTCTGTTTTGTGCGGTAACCTCCAGCTTGACAATTATGATAGTCACCAGGTTTATCCAGGGGCTCTTCCTTCCGTCATTGACCACCTGTTTAGCCGTGTATCTTGCCCGGAACATGCCTGCTGAAAGGCTCAACGTTGTTATGGGGCTGTATGTTTCAGCCACCGTAACGGGCGGTATGTTCGGACGTCTCCTGGGCGGATGGATATATCCGCAGCAATGCTGGCGATCTGCCTTTATCAGCGCATCTGTTTTTCTTTTTTTTTCCACCATTGCCGTTGCCGCCCTGCTTCCCCGGGAGAAAAAAAGTGTTGTTAAAGAAAATTTCGGTGAAGGTTTTATCAGCCTGATTTGCAGGTTGGATCTATTGAGGATATACTTTGTTGTTTTTGGATCATATTTTGTTTTTTCATCCATCTTTAATTATATGCCGTTCTATCTGGCAGGGCCTTCCTTTGAAATGTCAACAGAGTTTATCGCGCTTATTTATATCACTTATATTACCGGGATTATCATAAGTCCCCTTGCCGGTAAACTGAGCAACAGAATCGGCAACGGCAACACCATGATGATAGGCACGATAATTTTTGGCTTATCCATAAGTATTACACTTATTGAATCAATAACGGTGATTGTGATCAGTCTTATAGGCGCTTGCGCTGGTTTTTTTTCCATTCATGCCGCCGCCGCAGGTTTGTTAAACTGCAAGATCGACTCAAGCAGAGGAAGAGCCAATTCTCTTTATGTGCTTTTTTATTATATTGGAGGAAGTGTCGGCATAACCCTGAACGGATATGCATATCTTTTTTTTGAATGGACCGGTGTGGTTATGCTTGGCCTGCTGATGCTTTTAATGCCTCTGATTACAGGTATTATAGAGAACAGGCGGCTTAAATCCTAA
- a CDS encoding aldo/keto reductase, whose product MIEKRSIGVSGLLVRPIGLGCMPLSLKGRFPDGYGVSVLCAALDAGMDFLDTADVYCIDHTDVGHNERLIAKALGEWKGDSTSIVVATKGGLERPGGAWIVNAGPDHLETACEASLKALELETIALYYLHAPDPEVPLAESVGALAKLREKGKIQHIGLSNVSVTDIRLASSIVPIVSVQNRCNPFDREAWQQGVISHCEQNGIAFIAYSPVGGGTGKVRSKQHPALCRVGQRYDVTPFQIALAWLLRKSSNLIAIPGASRMKSAVDSAAAMNIILSDNDMAELDHAFPST is encoded by the coding sequence ATGATCGAAAAAAGAAGCATTGGAGTATCTGGTCTGCTTGTACGTCCCATTGGCCTGGGGTGTATGCCTCTTTCTCTAAAGGGACGTTTTCCTGATGGCTATGGCGTCAGTGTTTTGTGCGCGGCGCTGGATGCCGGAATGGATTTCCTGGACACTGCAGACGTTTATTGCATTGATCATACCGACGTTGGTCATAACGAGCGTTTGATTGCCAAGGCCCTGGGTGAGTGGAAGGGGGATTCTACATCAATCGTCGTAGCTACCAAAGGCGGCCTTGAGCGTCCGGGCGGCGCCTGGATTGTTAATGCCGGACCGGATCACCTGGAGACGGCCTGCGAGGCAAGTTTAAAAGCCCTGGAGCTTGAAACCATAGCACTCTACTATCTTCATGCACCAGATCCAGAAGTTCCACTCGCCGAAAGTGTAGGCGCCTTGGCCAAACTTCGCGAAAAAGGCAAAATTCAGCATATCGGGCTTTCAAATGTCAGCGTGACAGATATCAGGCTGGCAAGTTCCATAGTACCAATAGTCAGTGTTCAGAACCGTTGTAATCCTTTTGATCGTGAGGCTTGGCAGCAGGGAGTTATTTCCCATTGCGAACAAAACGGGATTGCTTTTATCGCCTATAGCCCAGTAGGAGGCGGAACCGGAAAAGTGAGATCGAAGCAACATCCGGCATTATGCCGGGTTGGGCAGCGTTATGATGTCACACCATTTCAGATTGCGCTGGCCTGGTTGTTGCGCAAATCTTCCAATCTTATTGCGATTCCCGGAGCTAGCAGGATGAAAAGTGCCGTGGACAGTGCCGCCGCCATGAATATCATCCTGAGCGACAATGATATGGCGGAGCTGGATCATGCTTTCCCTTCGACCTGA
- a CDS encoding GAF domain-containing protein yields the protein MLRTVVKEVKLYAENQIKHIKKQAKIGLALSMEKDLNKLLEMIVDAARAMSNADAGTLYILSKDKKRLSFQILQNETLKRRMKGIENFEKAMPDVPLYKVERPNYSNVSSYVAITGKTINIQDVYKANGFDFTGPRDYDAATGYISKSMLIPKES from the coding sequence TTGCTCAGAACCGTGGTCAAGGAGGTCAAGCTTTATGCGGAAAATCAGATCAAGCATATAAAAAAACAGGCCAAAATCGGTCTGGCACTTTCCATGGAAAAAGATCTTAACAAATTACTTGAGATGATTGTTGATGCAGCAAGGGCAATGTCCAATGCAGATGCCGGTACATTGTACATTTTGAGCAAGGATAAAAAAAGGCTCAGTTTTCAGATATTGCAGAACGAAACCCTGAAGAGAAGAATGAAGGGCATTGAAAATTTTGAAAAGGCCATGCCTGATGTTCCACTTTATAAGGTAGAAAGACCGAACTATTCCAATGTCTCTTCATATGTGGCGATTACAGGAAAAACAATTAATATCCAGGATGTATACAAGGCAAACGGATTCGATTTTACAGGTCCCAGGGATTATGATGCGGCAACGGGTTACATATCAAAGTCGATGCTGATTCCCAAGGAATCTTGA
- a CDS encoding OmpA family protein — MKRLISLTLVISLLGFLLSCAGTSRSKKGLGAGALIGGISGALLGQAIGKDTEATLIGAGIGTIVGGAAGHQIGAYMDRQEGELRSAIATTEAASITRTQDVLVATFRSEVLFDFDSFTLKPGANAELGRVADVLIRYPQTSIRVEGHTDSKGSEQYNQILSEKRAVSVKNALVQRGVSARRVQTIGFGESQPVSSSNAMNRRVNIVIIPT; from the coding sequence ATGAAAAGACTAATTTCGTTAACTCTGGTCATATCGTTGCTTGGATTCCTGCTTTCATGCGCAGGAACATCGCGCAGTAAGAAGGGTTTGGGAGCAGGAGCCTTGATAGGTGGTATCAGTGGCGCTCTCCTGGGGCAGGCTATCGGTAAAGATACTGAAGCAACATTGATCGGAGCGGGAATTGGAACTATCGTAGGCGGAGCTGCCGGGCATCAGATAGGTGCGTATATGGACAGGCAGGAAGGGGAACTCAGATCAGCCATAGCCACTACGGAAGCAGCCAGCATCACTAGAACGCAAGATGTGCTTGTTGCCACTTTCAGATCAGAAGTTCTCTTTGATTTTGACTCATTCACTCTTAAACCAGGCGCTAACGCTGAACTTGGAAGAGTCGCCGATGTACTGATCAGATATCCACAAACCTCTATAAGAGTCGAAGGGCATACCGATTCCAAGGGTTCGGAACAATACAACCAAATATTGTCTGAAAAAAGGGCCGTGTCTGTTAAAAACGCGCTTGTCCAGAGGGGGGTTAGCGCAAGAAGAGTACAGACCATAGGTTTTGGCGAGTCTCAGCCGGTTTCATCAAGCAATGCAATGAACAGAAGGGTCAACATAGTAATAATACCAACTTGA
- the mnmA gene encoding tRNA 2-thiouridine(34) synthase MnmA: protein MKKLTAVSLSGGVDSLVAAYLLKNEGHDLIGLHFTIGYGTNQTTININRIAKQLDIPIKIIDCAAEFKSKVVDYFTKTYLSGKTPNPCMVCNRLIKFGLILSCARKMGASMLATGHYARITEDTQGRFHLLKGVDKIKDQSYFLARLTQEQLSAAMFPLGKFTKSEVKNIAKKQGLKAITQNESQDICFIKGKTYGQFLTAQSCYEPTPGLIEDVSGNTIGEHNGLHFFTIGQRRGINCPASEPYYVVGIDPGQNRLIVGFKEELLSPGLKTVKINWIIHPPDNKISVSTRIRGRQDPEPSKLYPIDNETALIRFAKPQSAVTPGQGAVFYKGSEVLGSGWIEKFR from the coding sequence ATGAAAAAATTAACGGCTGTTTCCTTAAGCGGTGGAGTCGATTCCCTGGTGGCCGCATATCTGTTGAAAAACGAGGGGCATGATTTAATCGGTCTGCATTTTACAATAGGGTACGGGACCAACCAGACAACAATTAATATCAACAGGATTGCAAAACAACTTGACATTCCCATTAAAATCATAGACTGCGCCGCAGAATTCAAATCAAAAGTTGTTGATTATTTTACAAAAACATACCTGTCAGGCAAAACCCCTAATCCTTGCATGGTTTGCAATCGGTTGATAAAATTTGGTTTAATACTATCCTGTGCACGCAAAATGGGGGCATCTATGCTTGCCACAGGCCATTACGCAAGAATAACTGAAGATACCCAAGGAAGATTCCATCTTCTAAAAGGCGTAGATAAAATCAAGGATCAATCCTACTTTCTTGCTCGTCTGACCCAGGAACAGCTCTCGGCCGCTATGTTTCCCCTTGGTAAGTTTACAAAATCAGAAGTAAAAAATATAGCAAAAAAACAAGGCTTAAAAGCGATTACACAAAATGAAAGCCAGGATATATGTTTCATTAAGGGAAAGACTTACGGACAATTCCTGACAGCTCAGAGCTGTTATGAACCCACGCCCGGACTTATAGAGGATGTCTCCGGCAACACCATAGGAGAACATAACGGCCTCCATTTTTTTACAATAGGTCAGAGACGCGGCATTAACTGCCCGGCATCCGAGCCATATTATGTGGTGGGGATTGATCCGGGCCAGAATCGTCTGATTGTCGGTTTTAAGGAAGAACTCTTATCTCCTGGTTTAAAAACAGTAAAAATAAACTGGATTATACATCCACCGGACAATAAGATTTCAGTCAGCACACGCATCCGGGGACGTCAAGATCCTGAACCATCCAAACTCTATCCCATCGACAATGAGACCGCACTCATCAGATTTGCAAAACCGCAATCAGCTGTAACTCCGGGGCAGGGGGCCGTCTTTTACAAGGGGAGCGAAGTCCTTGGCAGCGGATGGATAGAAAAATTTAGGTAA
- a CDS encoding ABC transporter permease has translation MIQGCMAIYYREIMIMKRRLPKMIATMSVSPLLYLIAFGYAMGNNVRVDGHTYLEFLLPGLVAMSSMTQAFAIASEINIARFYWHIFEEFQAAPISNISYVCGEILAGMTRAFMSIIIILILGYFFGVSLSCNLLFWLAIILNSFIFASLAVGMAMLVKSHADQAMFSSFVITPMAFLGGTLFPVDRLPLWAQKILFLLPLTHASKAIRTASFGNIPDYSSYIILFLTGVLFIIASFMCVNRARD, from the coding sequence ATGATTCAAGGTTGTATGGCAATCTACTACAGAGAAATTATGATAATGAAACGGCGGCTTCCCAAAATGATTGCCACCATGTCCGTATCACCTCTCCTCTATCTAATAGCTTTCGGATATGCAATGGGTAATAATGTTAGAGTGGACGGGCACACTTATCTGGAATTTCTTCTTCCCGGCCTGGTTGCCATGAGCAGTATGACGCAGGCTTTTGCCATTGCCAGCGAGATAAATATCGCCCGTTTTTACTGGCATATATTTGAAGAGTTCCAGGCCGCCCCGATAAGCAATATTTCTTATGTCTGCGGGGAAATTCTTGCCGGAATGACAAGAGCATTCATGTCCATTATTATTATTCTCATATTGGGATACTTTTTCGGAGTGTCACTTTCATGCAACCTCCTTTTCTGGCTCGCAATCATTCTAAATAGTTTTATTTTCGCTTCTCTGGCCGTAGGCATGGCCATGCTGGTAAAATCACATGCGGATCAGGCAATGTTTTCCAGTTTTGTTATTACTCCCATGGCCTTTCTAGGGGGGACCCTCTTCCCTGTAGATAGGCTTCCTTTATGGGCACAAAAAATTCTTTTCCTGCTGCCTCTGACACACGCATCAAAAGCAATCCGTACGGCGTCCTTTGGGAACATCCCTGATTATTCATCCTATATTATTCTTTTTTTAACAGGCGTCCTGTTTATTATCGCCTCATTTATGTGTGTTAACCGGGCCAGAGACTAG
- a CDS encoding HD-GYP domain-containing protein, whose product MPEYAGAHHEKPDGSGYPRGLTSAQLPVQSKIMAIADIFEALTAGDRPYKKSMKLSEAIKIMDIMKKKRHIDPDIYDLFIKSRVYYEYAIKEMKKEQVDMEVE is encoded by the coding sequence GTGCCTGAATATGCAGGCGCGCATCATGAAAAGCCGGATGGTTCCGGTTATCCAAGAGGGCTTACTTCCGCACAATTACCGGTACAGTCCAAAATTATGGCTATTGCAGATATTTTTGAAGCCCTCACTGCGGGAGACAGGCCTTACAAGAAATCTATGAAACTTTCCGAGGCGATTAAAATTATGGATATAATGAAAAAAAAGCGCCATATAGATCCGGATATCTACGATCTTTTTATTAAGAGCCGCGTTTATTATGAATATGCAATTAAAGAGATGAAAAAAGAACAAGTTGATATGGAGGTAGAATAA
- a CDS encoding DNA-methyltransferase gives MSIKTEHNIIYENAANMEQITDESVALIVTSPPYPMIQMWDEIFSSQNKNIANALSDGEGTLSFELMHKELDKVWNEIYRVLKNGGFACINIGDATRTIGGNFCLYPNHSRILQYLQQSGFSILPDILWRKQTNAPNKFMGSGMLPAGAYVTLEHEYILIARKNGKRSFTSAEEKRNRHNSALFWEERNVWFSDVWMDIKGTTQKLHDKKTRSRSAAFPFELAHRLINMYSVKNDIVLDPFMGTGTTMAAAMASCRNSIGFEFDLNLCNTIESIKKNIVDFSNNCIEDRLQRHLAFAEERIKAKGPLKHTNDNYGFPVVTSQERKLLLNRLTGIKSTEIGRFEVSYASGASHEFQEEKVFGHENKKDETIKYNKSKEKQQYFNFN, from the coding sequence ATGTCAATAAAAACAGAACATAACATAATATATGAAAATGCGGCAAATATGGAACAGATTACTGATGAAAGTGTTGCTTTAATTGTAACATCGCCGCCTTATCCCATGATACAAATGTGGGATGAAATCTTTTCAAGTCAGAATAAAAACATAGCTAACGCTTTGTCAGATGGCGAAGGGACGCTCTCATTTGAGCTTATGCATAAGGAGCTTGACAAGGTATGGAATGAAATATACCGTGTCTTAAAAAATGGGGGATTTGCATGTATTAATATCGGGGATGCAACCAGAACCATAGGCGGCAATTTTTGTCTTTACCCGAATCATTCAAGAATTTTACAATATCTGCAGCAATCAGGCTTCAGTATCTTGCCGGATATTCTATGGAGAAAACAGACTAATGCTCCCAATAAATTTATGGGTTCCGGCATGCTTCCTGCAGGAGCTTATGTTACTTTAGAACATGAATATATTTTAATAGCCAGAAAGAATGGCAAGAGATCGTTTACAAGTGCCGAAGAGAAGAGGAACCGGCATAATAGCGCTCTCTTTTGGGAGGAACGAAATGTATGGTTTTCCGACGTCTGGATGGATATAAAAGGAACAACCCAGAAACTGCATGACAAAAAGACCAGATCAAGGAGCGCTGCCTTTCCATTTGAGTTGGCCCACAGATTAATTAACATGTATTCAGTAAAGAATGATATAGTCCTCGATCCCTTTATGGGAACCGGCACCACAATGGCTGCGGCCATGGCATCCTGCAGGAACAGTATCGGATTTGAGTTTGATTTAAATTTATGTAATACAATAGAGTCCATAAAAAAAAATATAGTCGATTTTTCCAATAATTGCATTGAGGACCGTTTACAGCGTCATTTAGCTTTTGCCGAGGAGAGGATAAAGGCAAAAGGACCATTGAAACATACAAATGATAATTATGGATTTCCCGTTGTAACATCCCAGGAAAGGAAGTTATTGTTGAACCGACTGACCGGAATTAAAAGCACAGAAATTGGCAGGTTTGAGGTTTCCTATGCATCAGGGGCTTCCCATGAATTTCAGGAAGAGAAGGTTTTCGGCCATGAAAATAAAAAAGATGAAACGATAAAATATAACAAAAGTAAGGAAAAACAACAATATTTCAATTTTAATTAG